One genomic segment of Syngnathus acus chromosome 1, fSynAcu1.2, whole genome shotgun sequence includes these proteins:
- the lgsn gene encoding lengsin: protein MNDSEDSKVTTPHFMDSSKSPRRSQDQMDGTGMSVQRRKGVRVTPPIDWVRISHKPPDSPISGGPPTEPLDLPAMEGPDVGGDLIRAPLSRAPHRQTVEQLKSFLKDGAALHPGGSPYSYLHGGSGGSPDVSPQRTFSTFKPQPDASRENSPIQVPPTMESSSSFRPDANTNRQIEFPTRICNSGGSRRETKAPHTDHGNENLDASGNQRFISSMEIIKQQMARENINFVRFEATDLHGVSRSKTVPVRFFHEKAVYGIPMPRSYLELTLSPKSNEVDHANAANFSSDILLIPDLSTFRILPWAEQTARVICDPCTVTGSPLRTSPRLLAKQLLGQLQSLGFSLRSSFTYECCVLGAPDRIGPKTLLFPATTLLGNHDLPFFQQLVDGMYCMGADVDSMASASGPGQMEINLRPEFGIAAADSAFTFRTGIKEMARKHSYIASFFTDDGLYNAGVLSHSLWDAGGRRSLFQSGEKATGELSDMGRRWLAGLLTHSAALSCLMSPGLGCRSHMAKAVKDPKRMLYATYGCNDNSSSFNVKSHGGRETHIDNKLGSAMANPYVVLAATAAAGLDGVRRNLTIEGGLHKAPGQQKEFSIPVKLDDALEALAEDHVIRSALGEPFVQYFIAMKKFEIETQELDDERNKCLEYFI, encoded by the exons atgaATGACTCTGAAGATTCCAAGGTGACGACTCCGCACTTCATGGACTCAAGCAAAAGCCCACGTAGGAGCCAAGACCAAATGGACGGCACAGGAATGAGCGTGCAGAGAAGGAAAGGGGTGAGAGTCACGCCCCCCATCGACTGGGTCCGAATCTCGCACAAACCTCCAGACTCTCCTATCTCTGGTGGACCCCCAACTGAGCCATTGGACCTACCCGCGATGGAGGGACCAGACGTCGGGGGGGACTTGATTCGGGCTCCTCTGAGTCGGGCGCCGCACAGGCAGACTGTGGAGCAACTGAAGAGTTTCCTGAAGGACGGAGCGGCTCTCCACCCTGGAGGAAGTCCTTACTCTTACCTGCACGGGGGCAGCGGCGGcagccctgacgtcagcccaCAAAGAACGTTCAGTACCTTCAAACCTCAGCCTGATGCTTCCAGAGAGAATTCTCCTATTCAGGTGCCTCCCACCATGGAGTCATCCAGCTCGTTCAGGCCCGATGCCAACACAAATAGGCAGATAGAATTCCCGACTCGCATATGCAACAGCGGAGGCTCCCGCCGAGAGACCAAAGCTCCTCATACAG ATCACGGAAACGAGAACCTGGACGCGTCAGGGAATCAAAGGTTCATCTCCAGCATGGAGATCATCAAGCAGCAGATGGCCAGGGAGAACATCAACTTTGTACGATTCGAGGCCACCGACCTGCACGGGGTGTCCAGATCCAAGACTGTGCCTGTCCGCTTCTTTCAT GAAAAGGCAGTGTACGGAATCCCAATGCCGAGGAGCTACCTGGAGCTGACGCTGAGTCCAAAGAGCAACGAGGTGGACCACGCCAACGCCGCCAACTTCAGCAGTGACATCCTCCTGATCCCGGACCTGTCCACTTTCCGTATCCTCCCGTGGGCCGAGCAGACGGCGAGGGTCATCTGCGACCCGTGCACGGTGACGGGCAGCCCCCTGCGGACGTCACCTCGCCTCCTGGCCAAGCAGCTCCTGGGCCAGCTCCAGAGCCTGGGCTTCTCCCTGCGCTCCTCCTTCACCTACGAGTGCTGCGTCCTGGGGGCGCCGGACCGCATCGGGCCCAAGACGTTGCTGTTTCCTGCCACCACGCTGCTGGGTAATCACGACCTGCCTTTCTTCCAGCAGCTGGTGGACGGCATGTACTGCATGGGCGCCGACGTAGACAGCATGGCCTCGGCCAGCGGGCCAGGCCAGATGGAGATCAACCTGAGGCCCGAATTTGGCATCGCGGCAGCTGACAGCGCCTTCACCTTCCGCACCGGCATCAAG GAGATGGCCCGCAAGCACAGCTACATCGCAAGCTTCTTCACGGACGACGGCCTCTACAACGCCGGCGTGCTCTCCCACAGCCTGTGGGACGCCGGCGGACGCCGTAGCCTGTTCCAAAGCGGGGAGAAGGCGACGGGCGAGCTCTCCGACATGGGCCGGCGGTGGCTGGCCGGGCTCCTGACGCACTCGGCCGCCCTCAGCTGCCTGATGTCGCCGGGCCTCGGGTGCCGGAGCCACATGGCCAAGGCCGTGAAGGACCCGAAGCGGATGCTGTACGCCACGTACGGCTGCAACGACAACAGCAGCTCCTTCAACGTCAAGTCCCACGGAGGACGCGAGACCCACATCGACAACAAGCTGGGCTCGGCCATGGCCAACCCCTACGTGGTTCtggccgccaccgccgccgccggacTGGACGGCGTCCGGCGCAACTTGACCATCGAGGGCGGCTTGCACAAGGCGCCCGGTCAGCAGAAGGAATTTTCAATTCCCGTCAAGCTGGACGACGCCCTGGAGGCCCTGGCCGAAGACCACGTCATCCGCAGTGCCCTGGGGGAACCCTTTGTCCAGTACTTCATCGCCATGAAGAAGTTTGAGATTGAGACCCAGGAACTGGATGACGAGAGGAACAAGTGCCTGGAATATTTTATCTAG
- the cdc6 gene encoding cell division control protein 6 homolog — translation MPSTRSQAHAQPTLSFPRRKSARVLPKSKTNPPEPTKAHGKKTTPAALSPRRPDAIHAPPTQLSVSPGTPVRLPLSPRKRTSDDNAVNVDTALLASPPKQSKASTRVSQSSQRRLIFDENATVPGQRKPTPSSPVAASTPRRLELVSGSPARPSPDKKAAAAEACRLFAEKQGLASVKQALHTAAPERLLSREAECASIRSFLDKTAVRRLPGSLYVSGAPGTGKTACLNWVLRDMKEELSEVQTLLVNCMNLRSSHAIFPLLANKLSVSAGPKGLQKHLTGPGPAVLLVLDELDQLDSKSQDVLYTIFEWPHLPKSRLCLVGIANALDLTDRILPRLQARPGCRPLLLNFPPYSREQLSAIVQDRLAQACTEGVLDAAAVQFCARKVSSVSGDARKALDICRRAVEIVESEHRKKADQRAAADSSSVSAGVPQVARVLSEVYGDRMASCTDESFPLQQKLLVCCLLMLVRAGKSKEVPLGKLHEVHSRLAARRQVGGISQSECLSLCSLLESRGVFALKKAKEARLTKVFLKLDEKAVENALKDRTLVGSILAAGLQ, via the exons ATGCCGAGCACTCGCTCGCAGGCTCACGCTCAGCCCACCCTGTCCTTCCCCAGACGCAAATCCGCCAGGGTGCTGCCCAAGTCCAAAACAAACCCGCCTGAGCCCACCAAAGCCCATGGGAAGAAGACGACGCCCGCCGCGCTGTCGCCCCGACGACCGGATGCCATTCACGCCCCGCCGACCCAGCTTTCTGTCTCACCGGGCACCCCGGTGAGGCTTCCCCTTAGCCCGCGGAAACGCACAA GTGATGACAATGCTGTCAACGTGGACACCGCCCTGCTGGCGTCGCCTCCCAAGCAGAGCAAAGCGTCCACGCGGGTGTCGCAGTCTTCTCAGCGACGTTTAATCTTCGACGAAAACGCCACCGTCCCGGGTCAACGCAAGCCGACGCCGTCCTCTCCCGTCGCGGCCTCGACGCCGAGGCGCCTGGAGTTGGTCTCCGGTAGCCCGGCGAGGCCGAGCCCTGACAAgaaagcggcggcggctgagGCGTGTCGGCTCTTCGCTGAAA AGCAGGGCCTGGCGAGCGTGAAGCAGGCGCTGCACACGGCGGCGCCCGAGCGCCTCCTCTCCCGAGAAGCGGAGTGCGCCTCCATCCGGAGCTTCCTGGACAAGACGGCCGTGCGGCGGCTACCCGGCAGCCTTTACGTCTCCGGAGCGCCCGGGACAGGGAAGACGGCCTGTCTCAACTGGGTCCTGCGCGACATGAAG gaGGAGTTGTCGGAGGTGCAGACGTTGCTGGTGAACTGCATGAACCTGCGCAGCTCGCACGCCATTTTCCCACTTTTGGCAAACAAGCTGAGCGTGTCTGCCGGCCCCAAAGGTCTGCAGAAACACCTGACCGGACCTGGACCGGCTGT CTTGTTGGTTCTGGACGAGTTGGACCAGCTGGACAGCAAAAGCCAAGACGTCCTGTACACCATTTTCGAGTGGCCACACCTGCCCAAATCCAGACTCTGTCTTGTCG GAATCGCCAACGCCTTGGACCTAACGGACCGCATCCTACCCCGCCTTCAGGCTAGGCCTGGCTGTCGCCCCCTGCTGCTCAATTTCCCGCCGTACAGCCGAGAACAGCTCAGCGCCATCGTGCAAGACCGACTCGCGCAG GCATGCACGGAGGGCGTGTTGGATGCAGCAGCGGTTCAGTTTTGTGCCCGTAAAGTCTCGTCGGTGTCGGGAGACGCCAGGAAGGCGTTGGACATCTGCAG GCGGGCGGTCGAGATCGTCGAGTCCGAACACAGGAAGAAGGCGGATCAGCGTGCTGCCGCAG ACTCGTCGAGCGTGTCGGCCGGCGTTCCCCAGGTGGCGCGGGTCCTGTCCGAGGTGTACGGCGACCGCATGGCATCGTGCACCGACGAAAGTTTCCCGCTGCAGCAGAAACTTCTGGTGTGCTGCCTGCTGATGTTGGTGCGGGCCGGCAAGAGCAAGGAGGTCCCGCTCGGCAAG CTCCACGAGGTCCACAGCCGACTAGCCGCTCGACGCCAGGTGGGCGGGATCAGCCAGTCGGAGTGTTTGTCGCTTTGCTCGCTGCTGGAGAGTCGCGGTGTCTTCGCTCTCAAGAAGGCCAAAGAAGCTCGACTCACCAAG gTGTTCCTGAAGCTCGACGAGAAGGCGGTTGAAAACGCTCTGAAGGATCGCACGCTAGTCGGAAGCATCCTGGCGGCGGGGCTCCAGTGA
- the myom2a gene encoding uncharacterized protein myom2a — protein MLSPGIMSGKARRAFLARPATFTRRRFTKRTWCSAGRRPVGVDRRRSPTWWRRCVRALVCSGGSVRGAKEPSVSSQCLSADGEPGGAWHRVDAGVELRSPRMAVFHLPDDGAYHFRVFAFNAYGVGRVSEPSRPVRKAERDGKGKRGCHVVQVPSCR, from the exons ATGTTGTCACCAGGAATCATGAGCGGGAAG GCCAGGAGAGCCTTCCTGGCCCGCCCAGCGACGTTCACGCGTCGGAGGTTCACCAAACGCACGTGGTGCTCAGCTGGACGCCGCCCAGTCGGCGTGGACCGGCGCCGCTCTCCTACGTGGTGGAGAAGGTGTGTCCGCGCACTTGTGTGTTCGGGTGGTAGCGTTCGGGGTGCAAAAGAACCAAGTGTGTCATCTCAGTGTTTGTCTGCTGACGGCGAGCCCGGCGGGGCGTGGCATCGCGTGGACGCGGGCGTGGAGCTTCGCTCGCCCCGTATGGCCGTCTTCCATTTGCCCGACGACGGCGCTTACCACTTTCGGGTGTTTGCGTTCAACGCGTACGGCGTCGGCCGGGTCTCGGAGCCCTCGCGGCCCGTGAGGAAGGCCGAGCGGGACGGTAAGGGAAAGCGCGGGTGTCACGTGGTCCAAGTCCCGTCCTGTCGGTGA
- the LOC119138720 gene encoding M-protein, striated muscle-like — protein MASTVIPWYKRKRHSQVKSDLAYQYSTKRIVVSQQSQKSSSKSARQVQATEAMAEQAYTIPVFRHRTSEETGETEEYLRVSKKVEKGLAAIQEELHRMRISTKAQVDSLAIEKEVKEKMYRRVDLLEEIPRMPDFIVALRPHTVWEKMSVKLFCTVLGTPMPVVKWYKGGVPVDPLSTPGKYKIESKYGVHSLIISRCAVSDSADYSAVATNPHGTATSAAAVAVRSASGGAWASQIGLIPRLSGSHFSKLEVSLVHCFPVTFGTEGESASLLCTLVVVPDLPNLPPFVEWYRDEKLLQPGPLVDMSVTGSVARLVLPQLAKDDEGLYTIRVYTKDGTSEHCAYLFVSDAAVPVAGAPGAPMSVKAYDINSDYILVAWKPPNTVNEAAIVGYFVDRCEVGSDSWVQCNDAPVKVCKYPVHGLKEGHSYRFRVRAVNSAGISRASRPSDRVTALDAAESAKLEGSAEGVASAPGQPVATRNTKSSVFVQWDAPKHGQQGLMGYYMDARAVGSKDWFACNHKPFKLNRFVVHGLTPGETYVFRVQAVNVFGLSEESQESGPIAVEPALATPSAPYGISLLNCDGSSMTVSWSSPKSCGGSKISAYYVDRRDVETLVWKEVNVGPIVDRMCTVDNLTEGTFYEFKVQAANVAGVGVPSAPSLPMKCEAWTMEQPGPAYDLTFSEVRSHSLVLVWKAPVYTGASAVSGYFVDMAKKGSCDFVALNENAISQRYMQVSGLEEGEWYVFRVRTVNAHGIGRASLVTEAVCARPPPGTKEIVAGVDEETGDIFLSLEASDISQTSAFVWSKNYKPIGECPRVNVTTKGRTSRLSFLNPDKDDLGRYSVLVTDTDGVSASHTLTEDALNSMLELSHAIRNPIVPLKHGLNYEVLEKGPVRFWVQAVQLTPAVTYRFVVNDKEVTSGKEGHKISHDASTGVIQMIVDNFTRESEGTYTVQIHDGKAKTQSSLVLVGDVFLAALKEAEFQRREYVRKQGAHFSESLGFAVTDDCTVMLACKVANVKKETTFHWYKEDVEMVPETPPNVMSGACAIPIPLFSRKDQGVYKAVIGDQRGKDTSTYDISGQVFDDIINALARIAGESASELVLQCTPEGIRLQCYMNYYTEEMKTVWKHKESKIASSEKMRIGGTAEMAWMQICDPSDKEKGLYTIEISDGVKTHARTFDLSGQAYTDAYAEYLRLKAAAFAEKNRGRVLGGLPDVVTIMEDKSLSLTCTVWGEPTPEVTWFKNEQEVVSNEHTKITFDGGKFSSIVINQVTPEDSGKYSINVRNKYGGEFVEITVSVYRHGEQIPESKLGQPKMATPAVISASTTPTPAPSKSQTPAMSMKSPTPASTPKSPTPAPKSSTPAPKSPTPAPKSSTPAPKSPTPAPKSPTPAPKSPTPGLKSPTPAPKSPTPAPKSLTPAPKSPTPTLKSPGVKSPTPLAKSPTPAPSPKSPTPSVKSPTPSRFMKSPTPPRK, from the exons ATGGCGTCCACAGTCATTCCCTGGTACAAGCGCAAGCGCCACAGCCAAGTGAAAAGCGATCTGGCTTATCAGTACAGCACCAAGCGCATCGTGGTCTCTCAGCAAAG CCAGAAGTCAAGTTCCAAGTCGGCGAGGCAGGTGCAGGCCACGGAGGCGATGGCGGAACAAGCGTACACCATCCCGGTGTTCCGGCACAG GACCAGCGAGGAGACAGGAGAGACGGAGGAGTACCTGCGAGTCAGCAAAAAAGTGGAAAAGGGCTTGGCTGCCATCCAGGAGGAACTCCACAGAATGAGGATCTCCACCAAGGCTCAAGTGGATAGTCTGGCCATCGAGAAAGAG GTGAAAGAGAAGATGTACAGGAGAGTGGATTTGCTGGAGGAAATCCCCCGCATGCCCGATTTCATCGTGGCTCTGCGGCCTCACACCGTGTGGGAGAAGATGTCCGTCAAACTCTTCTGCACCGTGCTGGGAACCCCCATGCCCGTCGTGAAATG GTACAAAGGAGGCGTCCCGGTGGACCCTCTGAGTACTCCCGGAAAGTACAAGATTGAGAGCAAGTATGGAGTCCACAGTTTGATCATTAGCAG GTGTGCAGTGAGCGACAGTGCGGATTACAGCGCCGTGGCCACCAACCCCCACGGCACCGCCACCAGCGCGGCCGCCGTCGCCGTCAGGA gcgcAAGTGGAGGCGCATGGGCCAGCCAGATCGGTCTAA TCCCCCGTCTGAGCGGAAGCCACTTCAGCAAGCTGGAGGTGAGCCTGGTGCATTGTTTCCCGGTCACCTTCGGCACGGAGGGCGAGTCGGCCAGTCTGCTGTGCACCCTGGTGGTGGTCCCCGACCTCCCCAACCTGCCCCCCTTCGTCGAGTGGTACCGAGACG AAAAACTTTTGCAACCCGGCCCCCTGGTGGACATGTCGGTGACGGGCAGCGTGGCCCGCCTGGTTCTGCCCCAACTGGCTAAGGACGACGAGGGCCTGTACACCATCCGCGTCTACACCAAAGACGGCACCTCCGAGCACTGCGCCTACCTCTTTGTGTCAG ACGCCGCCGTGCCGGTAGCCGGCGCCCCCGGAGCCCCCATGAGCGTCAAGGCTTACGACATCAACTCGGACTACATCCTGGTCGCCTGGAAACCGCCCAACACCGTCAACGAGGCGGCCATCGTCGGCTACTTTGTGGACAG gtgtGAGGTGGGCAGCGACTCTTGGGTGCAGTGCAACGACGCCCCGGTGAAGGTGTGCAAGTACCCGGTCCACGGGCTGAAGGAGGGCCACTCGTACCGCTTCCGGGTGCGAGCCGTGAACAGCGCCGGCATCAGCAGGGCCTCCCGACCCTCCGACAGAGTCACGGCCCTGGACGCCGCCGAGAGCGCCAAGCTGGAAGGTAGCGCTGAAG GCGTGGCGTCCGCGCCCGGCCAACCGGTCGCCACCCGGAACACCAAGTCGTCCGTTTTCGTCCAATGGGACGCGCCCAAGCACGGCCAGCAAGGCCTGATGGGATACTACATGGACGCTCGTGCGGTGGGCAGCAAGGACTGGTTTGCCTGCAACCACAAACCCTTCAAACTCAACAG GTTTGTGGTGCACGGCCTAACGCCAGGGGAGACCTACGTCTTCCGGGTGCAAGCCGTCAACGTCTTCGGCCTGAGCGAAGAGTCCCAGGAATCGGGACCCATCGCAGTGGAGCCGGCGCTGG CCACCCCCAGCGCCCCTTACGGCATCAGCCTGCTGAACTGCGACGGCTCCTCCATGACGGTGTCCTGGAGCAGCCCCAAGAGCTGCGGCGGCTCCAAGATCAGCGCCTACTACGTGGACCGGCGGGATGTCGAAACTCTGGTCTGGAAGGAGGTCAACGTGGGTCCCATCGTGGACCGAATGTGCACG GTGGATAATCTGACGGAGGGAACCTTCTACGAGTTCAAAGTTCAAGCGGCCAACGTGGCAGGCGTGGGCGTGCCCTCGGCCCCCAGTCTCCCGATGAAGTGTGAAGCTTGGACCATGGAGCAGCCAG GTCCAGCTTATGACCTGACCTTCAGCGAGGTCCGTAGTCATTCCCTGGTCCTGGTTTGGAAAGCTCCGGTCTACACAGGGGCAAGCGCCGTCTCCGGGTACTTTGTGGACATGGCCAAGAAGGGCTCGTGCGATTTTGTCGCCTTGAACGAGAACGCCATCAGCCAGCGCTACATGCAG GTAAGCGGTCTGGAGGAGGGCGAGTGGTACGTGTTCCGGGTTCGCACCGTCAACGCTCACGGCATCGGGAGAGCTTCCTTGGTGACCGAGGCCGTCTGCGCCAGACCTCCCCCAG GCACCAAGGAGATCGTGGCCGGCGTGGATGAGGAAACGGGCGACATCTTCCTGTCTCTGGAGGCCAGCGACATCAGCCAGACCTCCGCCTTCGTGTGGTCCAAGAACTACAAGCCCATCGGGGAATGCCCTCGCGTCAACGTCACCACCAAAGGACGCAC TTCCCGACTGAGTTTCCTGAACCCCGACAAAGACGACCTGGGACGTTACTCCGTGCTGGTCACCGACACCGACGGTGTTTCCGCCAGCCACACTCTCACCGAGGATG CACTCAACTCCATGCTGGAGCTGAGCCATGCCATCAGGAATCCCA TCGTCCCGCTCAAGCACGGCCTGAACTACGAGGTCCTGGAAAAAGGCCCCGTGCGCTTCTGGGTCCAGGCCGTCCAGCTCACGCCCGCCGTGACCTACAGGTTCGTCGTCAACGACAAGGAGGTGACCAGCGGCAAGGAG GGCCATAAGATAAGCCACGACGCGTCCACGGGCGTCATCCAGATGATCGTCGACAATTTCACCCGAGAGAGCGAGGGCACCTACACGGTCCAGATCCACGACGGCAAGGCCAAGACGCAGAGTTCCCTGGTCCTGGTCGGAGATG TCTTCCTGGCTGCTCTGAAGGAAGCCGAGTTCCAGAGGCGAGAGTACGTCAGGAAGCAAG GTGCGCATTTCTCCGAGTCTCTGGGTTTCGCCGTGACGGACGACTGCACAGTGATGCTGGCCTGCAAG GTGGCCAACGTGAAGAAGGAGACCACCTTCCACTGGTACAAAGAAGACGTGGAGATGGTTCCGGAAACCCCCCCCAACGTCATGTCGGGAGCCTGCGCTATCCCCATCCCGCTG TTTTCCAGGAAGGATCAAGGTGTCTACAAGGCTGTGATTGGAGACCAGCGTGGAAAGGACACGTCCACCTATGACATTTCCGGACAAG tctttgatgacatcatcaacgcCCTCGCTAGGATCGCCG GCGAATCGGCCTCCGAGCTGGTGCTTCAGTGTACTCCGGAGGGCATTCGTCTGCAATGCTACATGAACTACTACACGGAAGAGATGAAGACCGTGTGGAAACACAA GGAGAGCAAGATCGCCTCCTCGGAGAAGATGAGAATCGGCGGCACGGCCGAGATGGCCTGGATGCAGATCTGCGACCCGTCCGACAAGGAGAAGGGGCTGTACACCATCGAGATCTCCGACGGTGTCAAGACTCACGCCAGGACCTTTGACCTTTCCGGACAAG CGTACACCGACGCCTACGCGGAGTACCTGAGACTAAA GGCTGCTGCCTTTGCGGAGAAAA ATCGCGGCCGAGTGCTTGGCGGCCTGCCCGACGTGGTCACCATCATGGAGGATAAG TCCCTGAGCCTGACTTGCACCGTGTGGGGCGAGCCCACCCCTGAGGTGACCTGGTTCAAGAATGAGCAGGAGGTGGTCTCCAACGAGCACACCAAGATCACTTTCGACGGCGGAAAGTTCTCCAGTATAGTCATCAACCAGGTGACGCCCGAAGACTCGGGCAAGTATAGCATCAACGTGCGCAACAAGTACGGCGGCGAGTTTGTGGAAATCACCGTCAGCGTGTACCGCCACGGAGAGCAGATCCCAGAGTCGAAGCTGGGCCAACCCAAGATGGCCACGCCCGCCGTCATCTCGGCCTCAACGACGCCCACCCCCGCCCCGTCTAAGTCCCAGACCCCAGCCATGTCCATGAAGAGCCCCACCCCCGCCTCCACCCCCAAATCCCCGACCCCGGCCCCCAAATCCTCAACCCCGGCTCCCAAATCCCCAACCCCGGCCCCCAAATCCTCAACCCCGGCTCCCAAATCCCCAACCCCAGCCCCCAAGTCTCCCACTCCAGCCCCCAAATCCCCAACCCCAGGCCTAAAATCTCCTACTCCAGCTCCCAAATCTCCCACCCCAGCCCCAAAGTCTCTCACCCCAGCTCCAAAGTCTCCCACTCCGACCCTCAAATCTCCAGGCGTTAAGTCTCCAACACCATTAGCAAAATCCCCCACCCCTGCCCCTAGTCCTAAATCCCCGACGCCCAGTGTCAAATCGCCCACTCCATCACGATTCATGAAGTCTCCGACCCCACCCAGGAAGTAG
- the LOC119139464 gene encoding protein FAM83B-like — MASKESLLSGLSALKDGDPPPYIHPHYKESYRLAIYALLCGGQDAYNDFLQAEQINHFLSEKEICFILENAEVPLIEDVDDVEVRRPAGEPGPSTYFPQESDEEVPDLDLGWPEVTLEDQDTSISLLFHPPRANTPTIKEVVRKQIQDAKQLIAIAMDVFTDVDIFKEVLGATLRGVVVYILLDEAHFGSFHAMSHRAGVNIQDLKNIRVRTVRGQQYRCQSGVKFHGGLEQRFILVDCRSVLYGTYSYTWSFEKINVSMVLVVTGQLVSSYDEEFRRLYARSTVPEALEERSRAEYLRDAALLRSPNSSQLSLHQFHVRSRGTRGLRAQDELLDSPAMMTRGLSMQDRLHLSHFPDHMTRGHSFGGELQRLNSMTRLRMGTKDILPDRSRSGLLVPNRMSHQLVRHQSRYGLDQNLIPFNSETSLHRWKMDTYLNSQVNLDGAYDALSPLTSPYNSRTGLNDHQPPGIHNRSRDIKSRLDEIRQKRLSLQEYNNLRQSQESLRTMYQSLDRPKFKSSLRGLDARQNVAEEDANHKDLDSQPVDDSSGSTLYFDIQRGPEQKASPAYEWYEPLARTTSASQLEDKLKESPLKYPGGLQRPRTMESLIEIPEEKEGCSNPVNSADVLKDRTRNQDNNSKKHLTEKKSGSQETEPDSQELKSPREKETLPKIVTSSEVKGHHREDSTLQRKNSTRVKSSEEKKTSKKEEKSLQRKASLRSQNSSTSNSRASPVGKTATEHRSSQNSIGRSTADSEKPKSSFTFHRFSSQRSSKRKSNPATTETARENPEEQQNAAYESRREKAYSRYEYLLHSSVPRHKAKRGDGVQLSDNDPAYQTHAGGADNKLGRFMQRVGNLIGKNK; from the exons ATGGCGTCCAAGGAGTCTTTGTTGTCGGGCTTGTCTGCTCTGAAGGATGGCGATCCTCCTCCTTACATCCACCCTCACTACAAGGAGTCCTACCGTCTGGCCATCTACGCGTTGCTGTGCGGAGGCCAGGATGCCTACAACGACTTCCTCCAGGCCGAGCAGATCAACCACTTCCTGTCCGAGAAGGAGATCTGCTTCATCTTGGAGAACGCCGAGGTCCCCCTGATAGAGGACGTTGATGACGTGGAGGTGCGGCGCCCCGCAGGCGAGCCCGGACCGTCCACCTACTTCCCGCAGGAGTCGGACGAGGAGGTGCCCGACCTTGACCTGGGCTGGCCCGAGGTGACTCTGGAGGACCAGGACACCAGCATCAGTTTACTCTTCCACCCGCCCAGGGCCAACACACCCACCATCAAGGAGGTGGTCCGCAAGCAGATCCAGGATGCCAAGCAG CTGATCGCCATAGCCATGGACGTCTTCACAGACGTGGACATTTTCAAGGAGGTCCTGGGCGCCACGCTGCGGGGGGTGGTGGTCTACATCCTCCTGGACGAGGCCCACTTTGGCAGCTTCCACGCCATGTCGCACAGAGCAGGCGTCAACATCCAAGACCTCAAG AACATTCGCGTGCGGACGGTGCGAGGTCAGCAATATCGCTGTCAGTCTGGCGTCAAGTTTCACGGCGGCTTGGAGCAGCGATTCATCCTGGTGGACTGCCGCAGCGTTTTGTATGGAACCTACAG CTACACGTGGTCTTTTGAGAAGATCAACGTGAGCATGGTACTGGTGGTCACCGGTCAGCTGGTGAGTTCCTACGACGAAGAGTTCCGTCGCCTCTACGCTCGCTCCACCGTCCCCGAAGCGTTAGAGGAGCGGTCGCGGGCCGAGTACCTGCGAGACGCGGCGCTCCTGCGTAGTCCAAACTCCAGCCAACTTTCACTGCATCAATTCCACGTTCGATCTCGAGGAACCCGGGGCTTGAGGGCTCAGGATGAGCTCTTGGATTCACCCGCCATGATGACCAGGGGCCTCAGCATGCAGGACCGCCTACATCTGTCCCACTTTCCCGACCACATGACAAGAGGCCACAGTTTTGGTGGAGAACTGCAGAGGTTAAACTCCATGACTCGGCTGAGGATGGGAACCAAAGACATCCTTCCAGACAGGAGCCGTTCCGGCCTGCTGGTGCCCAACCGGATGTCTCACCAACTTGTTCGACACCAAAGTCGCTACGGTCTGGATCAGAATCTGATCCCTTTCAACTCCGAGACCTCCCTTCACAGGTGGAAGATGGATACGTACTTGAACAGCCAGGTGAACCTCGATGGAGCGTACGACGCCTTGTCCCCGCTGACGTCGCCGTACAACAGCCGCACGGGACTCAACGACCATCAGCCGCCGGGGATCCACAACAGATCCAGGGACATCAAGTCCCGCTTGGACGAGATCCGGCAGAAGAGACTCAGTTTACAGGAGTACAACAATCTCAGGCAAAGCCAAGAGTCCTTGCGAACCATGTACCAAAGTCTGGATCGGCCCAAGTTCAAATCTTCGTTGAGAGGCCTCGACGCGAGGCAGAACGTCGCGGAGGAGGACGCCAACCACAAAGATCTCGATTCGCAGCCGGTGGATGACAGCAGCGGCTCCACTTTGTACTTTGACATCCAAAGAGGTCCCGAGCAAAAGGCGAGCCCAGCGTATGAATGGTATGAACCGCTTGCCAGGACTACTTCGGCCAGCCAACTGGAGGACAAACTCAAAGAGTCGCCCCTTAAGTACCCCGGTGGTCTCCAGCGCCCCAGAACCATGGAGTCTCTCATCGAAATCCCAGAGGAGAAAGAAGGTTGCAGTAATCCCGTCAATAGTGCTGATGTTCTCAAAGACAGAACCAGAAACCAAGACAATAATTCCAAAAAGCACTTGACTGAGAAAAAATCAGGATCTCAAGAGACAGAACCGGATTCTCAAGAACTAAAGTCGCCTCGTGAAAAGGAAACTCTTCCAAAGATCGTGACTTCCTCGGAGGTGAAAGGTCATCATCGGGAGGATTCCACGCTTCAGCGGAAGAATTCCACCAGAGTCAAAAGCTCAGAAGAAAAGAAGACTTCCAAGAAGGAGGAGAAGTCCCTCCAAAGGAAAGCCTCATTGAGATCTCAGAACTCTTCCACCTCAAACTCACGGGCGTCTCCCGTGGGAAAAACCGCCACCGAGCACCGAAGCAGCCAGAACTCCATCGGCAGGTCCACGGCGGACAGCGAAAAGCCAAAGTCTTCGTTCACCTTCCACCGATTTTCATCTCAGCGCTCCAGCAAACGAAAGTCCAACCCGGCCACGACGGAGACGGCGCGGGAAAATCCGGAAGAGCAGCAAAATGCGGCTTACGAGAGCCGGCGGGAAAAGGCCTACAGTCGCTACGAGTACCTGCTACATTCTAGCGTCCCTCGACACAAAGCCAAGCGAGGTGACGGAGTGCAGCTCTCAGACAACGACCCGGCGTACCAAACACACGCCGGCGGCGCTGACAACAAACTAGGACGGTTTATGCAGCGGGTTGGGAATCTCATCGGGAAGAACAAGTAG